The following proteins are encoded in a genomic region of Methylobacterium nodulans ORS 2060:
- a CDS encoding sensor histidine kinase, with protein MKHLFTETFRTPGWPTWAQYLATTAVVTAVLLVRVWLGPHLSGFPVLLFFAAIIVCAVLFDRGCGIYAVLLSAGYVAYFLLSPIYSLKVASPSDIVGLFLFVAIGLATVTIIAAFHSTLHNLAEANTRLAASEQEKDLLLREASHRIRNDLTTLMALVKLQYRTVQDETARAMLAATADRMQVLARVHERLRRDTSKTTVGSYEFLSGLCNDLRTSMIGLRPVVIRAEVEDHALPQDRAVAVGLILNECVTNAMKYAFPDNRPGIIAVRFRREDDALVLEVRDDGVGVAFDGPERARGTGLGQRLIRSMVAQLEGIYDIRPNGGASGTVVTIRFPANP; from the coding sequence ATGAAGCATCTCTTCACCGAGACCTTCAGGACGCCTGGGTGGCCAACTTGGGCGCAGTATCTCGCAACCACGGCCGTTGTCACGGCCGTGCTGCTCGTGCGCGTGTGGCTCGGACCACACCTCAGTGGCTTCCCGGTCCTTTTATTCTTCGCGGCCATCATCGTGTGCGCTGTTCTGTTCGACAGAGGCTGCGGGATCTATGCGGTGCTCCTAAGCGCCGGTTACGTAGCCTACTTCCTGCTTTCGCCGATCTACAGTCTCAAGGTCGCGAGCCCGTCCGATATCGTCGGACTTTTCCTGTTTGTCGCCATCGGCCTTGCTACCGTGACCATTATCGCGGCGTTCCACTCAACGCTGCACAACCTCGCCGAAGCGAACACGCGGCTCGCCGCGTCCGAGCAGGAGAAGGACTTGCTGCTGCGGGAGGCATCCCACCGCATCCGCAACGACCTGACCACGCTCATGGCTCTGGTGAAGCTCCAGTACCGCACCGTGCAGGACGAGACGGCCCGCGCGATGCTCGCGGCCACGGCCGACCGGATGCAGGTGCTGGCGCGGGTCCACGAACGGCTGCGCCGCGACACCAGCAAGACGACGGTGGGCAGCTACGAATTTCTCTCCGGGCTGTGTAACGACCTGCGCACGAGCATGATTGGCCTGCGCCCTGTCGTGATCAGGGCGGAGGTGGAGGACCACGCTCTGCCGCAGGACCGCGCCGTTGCGGTCGGCCTCATTCTCAACGAGTGCGTGACCAACGCCATGAAGTACGCCTTCCCGGACAACCGGCCCGGCATCATCGCGGTTCGGTTCCGGCGTGAGGACGATGCGCTGGTGCTCGAAGTGCGGGACGACGGTGTCGGCGTCGCGTTCGACGGCCCGGAGCGGGCCAGGGGCACCGGTTTGGGCCAGCGGCTGATCCGCTCGATGGTGGCGCAGCTTGAGGGCATCTACGACATCCGGCCGAACGGTGGCGCTTCGGGAACCGTGGTGACGATCCGGTTCCCGGCGAACCCATAG
- a CDS encoding nucleotidyltransferase family protein, with translation MAQPVSLALQTLYAELVERAAIAQLQTDFSVEGSFYTSTIKGRRYWYFQEPQREHERRKRYVGPDTPDLRKVIDAHKEAKDDFRQRREMIAALLRAGFVRPDSMTGRVLEALANAGVFRMRAVVVGTVAYQCYSGLLGVKLGASNLTTADLDLAQFPSISVAVEDRTDQPFGEILKSVDPNFRPVPHVSNSTRITQYALGTKYRVDILAPNRGPDTDEPVPLPALRGDGQPLRFLDFLLYQEIRAVALHGAGVLINAPAPERYALHKLIVSRERLGSPESQAKALKDMRQAAELIDVLTKQRPYELKDAWSEVMSRGPKWRTNARQAAHLLPESSYKRLVDCVGSLDEH, from the coding sequence ATGGCCCAACCCGTGTCCCTGGCACTGCAAACCCTCTACGCGGAGCTTGTCGAGCGCGCTGCCATCGCCCAGCTTCAAACGGACTTTTCCGTCGAGGGCTCCTTCTACACGTCGACGATCAAAGGGCGGCGGTACTGGTATTTCCAGGAGCCACAGCGCGAGCATGAGCGGCGCAAACGGTACGTCGGTCCGGATACGCCGGACCTCCGCAAGGTCATTGACGCGCACAAGGAGGCAAAAGACGACTTTCGCCAGCGGCGCGAGATGATCGCAGCGCTCCTTCGCGCCGGGTTCGTCCGTCCTGATTCCATGACCGGGAGAGTTTTGGAGGCTCTCGCCAACGCGGGCGTGTTTCGCATGCGCGCCGTTGTAGTCGGCACGGTCGCTTACCAGTGCTACTCAGGTCTGCTTGGGGTCAAGCTCGGGGCCAGCAATCTCACCACCGCGGATCTCGACCTTGCTCAGTTTCCGAGTATCTCGGTTGCGGTGGAGGATCGGACCGACCAACCATTCGGAGAGATCCTGAAGAGCGTCGACCCGAATTTCCGGCCGGTGCCTCACGTCAGCAACAGCACAAGGATTACACAATACGCTCTTGGTACGAAGTACCGCGTCGACATTCTGGCCCCGAACCGGGGTCCCGATACGGACGAGCCTGTGCCACTCCCAGCCCTGCGGGGGGATGGGCAACCGCTGCGCTTTCTCGATTTCCTCCTCTACCAGGAGATCCGGGCCGTCGCCCTGCATGGCGCAGGGGTCCTCATCAACGCTCCGGCTCCGGAGCGGTATGCCCTCCATAAGCTCATCGTCAGTCGCGAGCGGCTCGGATCTCCAGAAAGCCAAGCTAAGGCTTTGAAGGACATGCGTCAGGCTGCCGAACTGATCGACGTCCTTACCAAACAGAGGCCCTACGAACTGAAGGACGCGTGGAGCGAGGTGATGTCCAGGGGACCGAAATGGCGCACCAATGCCAGACAGGCAGCCCACTTACTCCCAGAGTCCTCATACAAGCGCTTGGTTGATTGTGTTGGCTCTCTCGATGAGCACTGA
- a CDS encoding Crp/Fnr family transcriptional regulator, producing MSEVNIADNRPLDLLVRKLESMGPLTADERQAILSLPASVRVLPPRYDILHEDDRPSQCCIVLSGWLWCYRSLSSGKRQIISLHMMGDLPDLQGLELPVIDYSLGTISESTVAFTPRVHLQELAATQPRIAKALWQVAAADAVVTREWMVSLGRRSALEHLAHLLCELYVRQQALKKARDYCCELPINQCNIADILGLTNAHVNRMAKILKQRGLATLDGKMLSIHNWSRLVRLCEFNVNYLSPKLQIIPKLKCDQTNESLHLDHQLNLRDYGRIRSDYDGGAADRAVPPCRQERWRGRLTSNAI from the coding sequence ATGAGCGAGGTGAATATCGCGGATAATCGTCCCCTCGACTTGCTGGTTCGCAAGCTGGAGAGCATGGGACCTCTGACAGCCGATGAGCGGCAGGCGATTTTGAGCTTACCGGCAAGCGTCCGTGTGCTGCCTCCACGGTATGACATCCTGCACGAAGATGATCGGCCCTCTCAGTGCTGCATCGTGCTGAGTGGCTGGTTGTGGTGCTACCGCTCGCTGAGCAGTGGAAAGCGGCAGATCATCTCCCTGCACATGATGGGTGATCTGCCGGACTTGCAGGGCCTGGAACTGCCAGTCATCGACTACAGCCTCGGCACAATCAGTGAGAGCACCGTGGCCTTTACGCCTCGCGTACATCTCCAGGAGCTTGCCGCGACTCAGCCGCGGATTGCTAAAGCGCTCTGGCAGGTCGCAGCCGCGGATGCCGTTGTGACGCGCGAGTGGATGGTGAGCCTCGGGCGGCGGTCTGCCCTTGAACACCTTGCCCATCTACTATGCGAATTATATGTGCGGCAGCAGGCGCTTAAAAAGGCGCGGGATTATTGCTGCGAATTACCGATTAACCAATGCAACATAGCTGACATACTTGGCCTAACGAATGCTCATGTCAACAGAATGGCTAAAATTTTAAAACAGAGAGGTTTAGCAACACTTGACGGAAAAATGTTGTCCATTCACAATTGGTCAAGATTGGTGCGCCTCTGCGAGTTTAACGTGAACTATCTCAGCCCAAAGTTACAAATTATTCCAAAATTGAAGTGCGATCAAACGAACGAGTCATTGCATCTGGATCATCAGCTTAATCTTCGAGATTATGGACGAATTCGATCAGATTATGATGGAGGTGCCGCTGATCGAGCGGTGCCCCCATGCCGTCAGGAGCGGTGGCGCGGCAGGCTGACCTCCAACGCCATTTGA
- a CDS encoding recombinase family protein codes for MASKEKTKAFAYLRTSSSTNVGEDKDSAKRQREAIAEYARHAGLEIVQEFYDASVRGADPIDTRPGFAAMLEAIAGNGCRTIVVETASRFARDLIVAETGYKFLQAQGITLIAADDPDSFSSDTPTAVLIRQILGAVSQFEKAMLVSKLAGARDRKRNATGKKVEGRKNYIETYPEMVKRAKKLSRYDRLSLRKISARLAEEGWLSEVGKPYTAAAVSRMLSYKDA; via the coding sequence ATGGCAAGCAAAGAGAAAACCAAGGCTTTCGCCTATCTCCGCACCTCCTCCAGCACGAACGTGGGCGAGGACAAGGACAGCGCCAAGCGCCAGCGCGAGGCCATCGCGGAATACGCGCGTCACGCGGGTTTGGAGATCGTCCAGGAGTTCTACGACGCCAGCGTTCGAGGTGCTGACCCCATCGACACGAGGCCGGGGTTTGCGGCGATGCTGGAGGCGATCGCCGGTAACGGGTGCCGCACCATAGTCGTGGAGACCGCCAGCCGCTTCGCCCGCGACTTGATCGTGGCTGAGACCGGCTACAAGTTCCTCCAGGCCCAGGGCATCACGCTGATCGCCGCTGATGATCCAGACAGCTTCTCGTCCGACACGCCTACTGCGGTGCTCATCCGGCAGATCCTGGGCGCGGTCTCACAGTTCGAGAAGGCGATGCTGGTCTCGAAGTTGGCCGGCGCGCGTGATCGGAAACGGAATGCGACTGGCAAGAAGGTTGAGGGCCGCAAGAACTACATAGAGACCTATCCCGAGATGGTGAAGCGCGCCAAGAAGCTCAGCCGGTACGATCGTTTGAGCCTTCGGAAGATCAGCGCGCGCCTCGCCGAAGAGGGATGGCTGAGTGAAGTGGGCAAGCCGTACACCGCGGCGGCGGTCAGCCGAATGCTATCGTACAAGGATGCTTGA
- a CDS encoding HoxN/HupN/NixA family nickel/cobalt transporter, with amino-acid sequence MLLNPFDDQPARVGAKVGLTYALLVAANVAAWAAAFLAFSDRPALLSTAFLAYAFGLRHAFDADHIAAIDNVVRKLMQEGKQPYSVGFFFSLGHSTIVILASVLIAATAAALKDSLNQFHDLGGVIGTAVSAAFLLAIGIANLFILRGVWAAFTRVRQGGKIVDEDLDALLAGRGLLARVFRPIFGVVSRSWHMYLIGFLFGLGFDTATEIGVLGISATQAAQGMSFWTILIFPALFTAGMSLMDTTDSVLMTRAYGWAFVNPLRKLWYNLTITAASVVIALFIGGLEVLGLIGDKLGLEGGLWRAVSVLNENLGDVGFAVVGIFVAAWIASALIYRVKGYDKLQMH; translated from the coding sequence GTGCTGCTCAACCCGTTCGATGATCAGCCTGCCCGCGTGGGAGCGAAGGTGGGCCTCACCTATGCGCTTCTCGTCGCGGCCAATGTCGCGGCATGGGCGGCGGCCTTTCTCGCCTTCTCGGATCGGCCGGCCCTGCTCTCGACCGCCTTCCTCGCCTACGCCTTCGGTCTGCGCCACGCCTTCGACGCCGACCACATCGCCGCCATCGACAACGTCGTGCGCAAGCTCATGCAGGAGGGCAAGCAGCCCTACTCGGTCGGCTTCTTCTTCTCCCTCGGCCACTCCACCATCGTCATCCTGGCCTCGGTCCTGATCGCAGCCACGGCCGCCGCTCTGAAGGACAGTCTCAATCAGTTCCACGACCTAGGCGGCGTGATCGGCACCGCTGTCTCGGCCGCCTTCCTTCTCGCCATCGGCATCGCCAACCTGTTTATCCTGCGCGGCGTCTGGGCCGCCTTCACCCGCGTGCGGCAGGGCGGCAAGATCGTGGATGAGGATCTGGACGCGCTGCTTGCCGGGCGCGGGCTGCTGGCGCGGGTGTTCCGCCCGATCTTCGGCGTCGTCTCGCGCTCCTGGCACATGTACCTGATCGGCTTCCTGTTCGGGCTCGGCTTCGACACCGCGACCGAGATCGGGGTGCTCGGCATCTCGGCGACGCAAGCGGCGCAAGGCATGTCGTTCTGGACGATCCTGATCTTCCCTGCGCTCTTCACGGCCGGCATGTCTCTTATGGACACCACCGACAGCGTTCTGATGACCAGGGCCTACGGCTGGGCCTTCGTGAACCCGCTTCGCAAGCTCTGGTACAACCTGACCATCACAGCGGCCTCCGTCGTGATCGCGCTCTTCATCGGCGGCCTGGAGGTGCTGGGCCTGATCGGCGACAAGCTCGGCTTGGAAGGTGGGCTGTGGCGCGCGGTAAGCGTGCTCAACGAGAACCTTGGTGATGTCGGCTTCGCGGTTGTCGGCATCTTCGTGGCAGCATGGATTGCCTCGGCCCTGATCTACCGTGTCAAAGGCTACGACAAGCTCCAGATGCACTGA